The following proteins are co-located in the Camelina sativa cultivar DH55 chromosome 12, Cs, whole genome shotgun sequence genome:
- the LOC104729531 gene encoding trichohyalin-like: MENLTHPRNPNKSSSSSSSSLPKKKPYNGLTPGGGFTYTNNSSGNTTTSTTYDDVFGGPPRFGAPTLSPRLEDYCEIFSGSSRAAVSSIPVLDLPLVDGRDVYFDVRTQGFDYREVFGGFNDLDLAPSYEDLFFQQRSTTVVGLCDSSDDAWTPEEVESCSGGTEHSGKSPCFSNGRDSYDSIDGSTEFNISYNKASHQLSSSGVDTNMSSGGVIRVAAVDEMICAGGTTKETGPSSVVGSRGTTSRFVFEDKYYNNCEPFVTVSEIGLKTHPTGIPPPSRPPPVLKSGFRSSASNSRTTGSEGSGGSSSSPPFFDVEVDASSAAVREAMVKAEAKLKNSKELFERKRDGVRTTTKSRMTDVGKPSHTAGLRDNKHGSKSLSSQGSGDSDEWKEANQFVELVRTELPRNADENSGGKDVCIPVNAEFFDQELTWGANVDWEKQRRRAKGDREDHEAGKLPKHPGTRKVPSRHKRHENKLAEKAPEEPKNEKSGHVELQFEMGNNLPDHDGIVKHRNLLRPEENKVFTEKPAKQKKELHRVEKTKRIQNQQLDRKPHQKAAEKNQAFEWEQNARKLREALGNESMLEVSLELNGNDKKLGIRGESETKLNEALKRVEEETRIKEARVKEENERREREAFEKAEHEKRLKAALEQEEKEKKIKVAREKEENERRVAEAREKAEQERKLKEQQELELRLKEASEREEENRRMREAHEKAENEKKMKVAFEQEKERRIKEAREKEENERRIKEALEKAERRLKETLEQEKKERQIKEFQAREENERRAKEALEQAEKERRLKQALEQKEKEKSVKEAREKEENEKRLKEAMELEEKEKRLIEAFERAEIERRLKEDLEQEERRMKLQEAEEKEERERTHRENQEHQENERKQHEYSGEESDEKERDACEMEKTCETTTEVHGEQSSNESLSDSLEEDESIDNDESVTNQKEEEEEGPSQRESMSEETCPWKVFEKNLKDASQKEGTSELDVGSRLFERHEEAPQLSENGGYKQQNGESGERSYSENIRGGKHKQKSKNSDTSEEASVLKRDNGLKTEVEERSEDVIGEEENARKAVGAGSDQRNPEDSKCAPKTSSGFRNHENKFPQQQERGSIYETQASLNQDAKLEKPLPFRVSVQREKEVERLKRERDFEMERLRKIEEEREREREREKDRMAFDQRALADARERLEKACAEAREKSLPDKSSIEARLRAERAAVERATAEARERAAEKAAFEARERMERSVSDKQLQSSGFFGERMERSVSDKQFQNSVSFGASRYQNSPGTDGESPQRYTSRLERHRRTADRVAKALAEKNMRDLVAQREQAERIRVAETLDAEVKRWSSGKEGNIRALLSTLQYILGPESGWQPLPLTEVITSAAVKRAYRKATLCVHPDKLQQRGANIHQKYICEKVFDLLKEAWNRFNSEER; this comes from the exons ATGGAAAATCTCACTCATCCTCGTAATCCAaacaagtcttcttcttcttcttcttcttcactccctAAGAAGAAACCTTACAATGGCCTCACCCCCGGCGGAGGTTTTACCTACACCAACAACTCCTCCGGGAACACCACCACCTCTACTACATACGACGACGTTTTCGGTGGTCCACCTAGGTTCGGTGCTCCTACTTTATCTCCTCGTCTTGAAGACTACTGCGAAATTTTCTCCGGCTCCTCACGCGCCGCCGTTTCTTCCATTCCCGTACTCGATCTTCCCCTTGTTGATGGTAGAGATGTCTACTTCGATGTTCGTACTCAAGGTTTTGATTACCGTGAAGTCTTCGGTGGTTTTAACGATCTCGATTTAGCTCCTTCCTATGAAGACCTTTTTTTCCAACAGAGGTCTACTACGGTGGTTGGTCTTTGTGATTCCTCCGACGATGCTTG GACTCCTGAAGAAGTAGAGTCATGCTCAGGAGGTACAGAGCATTCTGGCAAAAGTCCTTGTTTCTCTAATGGTAGAGATTCTTATGATTCCATTGATGGAAGCACTGAGTTCAACATTTCTTATAACAAAGCTAGTCATCAGTTAAGCAGCAGCGGCGTGGATACAAATATGTCAAGTGGTGGTGTCATACGTGTAGCTGCAGTTGATGAAATGATTTGTGCTGGTGGAACAACTAAGGAGACTGGGCCCTCTTCTGTTGTTGGCAGCAGAGGTACAACAAGTAGATTTGTCTTTGAAGACAAGTATTACAATAATTGTGAAccttttgttactgtttctgaGATTGGTTTAAAGACTCATCCTACTGGGATACCACCTCCTTCGAGGCCACCTCCTGTATTAAAGAGCGGTTTTAGAAGTTCGGCGTCTAATTCTAGAACCACCGGATCAGAAGGATCTGGGGGTAGTAGTAGTTCTCCTCCGTTTTTTGATGTTGAGGTTGATGCAAGTTCCGCTGCTGTGAGAGAAGCTATGGTTAAAGCTGAGGCAAAGTTGAAAAACTCTAAAGAGCTGTTTGAAAGGAAGAGGGATGGGGTAAGGACCACCACGAAGAGTAGAATGACTGATGTAGGGAAACCGAGCCATACAGCTGGTTTGAGGGATAATAAGCATGGAAGTAAGTCACTATCTTCTCAAGGGTCTGGAGACTCTGATGAATGGAAAGAAGCTAATCAGTTTGTTGAATTGGTGAGAACTGAGCTACCAAGAAATGCTGATGAGAACAGTGGTGGGAAAGATGTTTGTATTCCCGTTAATGCAGAGTTTTTCGATCAGGAGCTGACATGGGGAGCTAATGTTGACTGGGAGAAACAGCGGAGGAGAGCAAAAGGAGATAGGGAGGATCATGAAGCGGGGAAATTGCCAAAACACCCTGGAACGAGAAAGGTACCATCTAGGCATAAGAGACACGAGAACAAGCTTGCAGAAAAGGCTCCTGAAGAGCCAAAGAATGAGAAATCGGGACATGTGGAGCTGCAATTTGAGATGGGCAACAATTTGCCTGATCATGATGGGATAGTGAAACACAGGAATCTGCTCAGACCAGAAGAGAACAAGGTCTTTACTGAAAAGCCTGCTAAACAAAAGAAGGAGTTGCACCGTGTAGAGAAAACAAAACGCATACAAAATCAACAATTGGATAGAAAACCACATCAGAAAGCAGCTGAGAAGAACCAGGCGTTTGAGTGGGAACAAAATGCTAGGAAGCTCAGGGAGGCTCTTGGTAATGAAAGCATGCTAGAGGTCTCCTTGGAATTGAATGGAAATGATAAAAAATTGGGAATTCGTGGTGAAAGTGAGACAAAACTGAATGAGGCCTTGAAGCGGGTGGAGGAGGAAACTAGGATCAAAGAGGCCCGTGTAaaggaagaaaatgagagaagagaaagagaagctttTGAGAAGGCAGAACATGAGAAAAGACTTAAGGCAGCATTGGagcaagaagaaaaggaaaaaaagattaaggtGGCTCGTGAGAAAGAAGAGAACGAACGGAGAGTGGCAGAGGCCCGTGAAAAGGCAGAACAAGAAAGGAAACTGAAAGAACAACAAGAGTTAGAATTGCGGCTAAAAGAAGCTTCTGAAAGGGAAGAAGAGAACCGTAGAATGAGAGAGGCCCATGAGAAGGCtgagaatgaaaagaaaatgaaagttGCATTTGAACAAGAGAAGGAACGAAGGATAAAAGAAGCAcgtgaaaaggaagaaaacgagCGAAGAATAAAAGAGGCTCTTGAGAAGGCGGAGCGAAGGCTGAAAGAAACTCTTgaacaagaaaagaaggaaaggcagattaaagagtttcaagcgagagaagaaaatgagaggAGGGCTAAAGAGGCTCTTGAGCAGGCAGAGAAGGAAAGGAGGTTAAAACAAGCCCTTGAGCAAAAGGAGAAGGAAAAGAGTGTGAAAGAGGCAcgtgaaaaagaagagaatgagaagaggCTGAAAGAAGCTATGGAGctagaagagaaagaaaaaaggctGATAGAAGCTTTTGAGAGGGCAGAGATTGAGAGAAGACTGAAAGAGGATCTTGAACAAGAAGAGAGGAGGATGAAGCTGCAAGAAgccgaagaaaaagaagaaagagaaagaacacaTAGAGAAAACCAAGAGCATCaggaaaatgaaagaaaacaacatGAATATTCAGGAGAAGAAAGTGacgagaaagaaagagatgctTGTGAAATGGAGAAAACCTGTGAAACCACCACAGAGGTTCATGGAGAGCAATCATCTAATGAAAGTCTTAGCGACAGTCTAGAAGAGGATGAGAGTATAGACAATGACGAATCAGTGACCaaccaaaaggaagaagaagaagaaggaccaaGCCAGAGAGAATCTATGTCCGAAGAAACCTGTCCTTGGAAGGTTTTTGAGAAGAACCTCAAAGACGCCAGCCAAAAGGAAGGAACCAGTGAGCTAGATGTTGGATCCAGGTTGTTTGAGAGGCATGAAGAGGCACCACAGTTGAGTGAAAATGGAggatataaacaacaaaatggAGAATCAGGTGAGAGATCCTACTCTGAGAATATTAGAGGAGGAAAGCATAAACAGAAGAGTAAAAACTCTGACACCTCTGAAGAGGCATCAGTTCTCAAACGAGACAACGGGTTGAAAACTGAAGTTGAAGAAAGATCAGAAGACGTtataggtgaagaagaaaatgccAGAAAAGCAGTAGGTGCTGGTAGTGATCAAAGGAATCCAGAGGACAGTAAATGCGCTCCCAAAACATCCTCTGGTTTCAGAAACCATGAAAATAAATTCCCCCAGCAGCAGGAAAGAGGAAGTATCTATGAGACCCAAGCAAGTTTAAATCAAGATGCAAAACTAGAAAAACCATTGCCTTTTCGAGTATCTGTGCAACGTGAGAAAGAAGTAGAGAGGCTGAAGCGAGAAAGAGACTTTGAGATGGAGCGCCTAagaaagatagaagaagaaagggagagggaaagagagagggagaaggaTCGAATGGCTTTTGACCAGAGAGCCTTGGCTGATGCACGTGAAAGATTGGAGAAAGCATGCGCTGAGGCTAGAGAGAAGTCTTTGCCTGATAAGTCATCAATAGAGGCAAGACTTAGAGCAGAACGTGCGGCAGTGGAGAGAGCAACCGCTGAAGCTCGTGAACGTGCAGCTGAAAAGGCTGCTTTTGAGGCGAGGGAGCGAATGGAAAGATCCGTTTCTGATAAGCAACTTCAGAGTTCAGGTTTCTTTGGTGAACGAATGGAGAGATCAGTTTCTGATAAGCAATTTCAAAATTCAGTCTCTTTTGGTGCTTCAAGATATCAAAATTCTCCTG GTACTGATGGTGAATCGCCTCAGAGGTATACATCAAGGTTAGAAAGGCATCGAAGAACAGCTGATCGTGTG GCTAAAGCTTTAGCAGAGAAGAACATGCGTGATCTTGTGGCTCAGAGAGAACAAGCAGAAAGAATT AGAGTCGCTGAAACCTTGGATGCGGAAGTAAAGAGATGGTCAAGTGGAAAAGAAGGAAACATAAGAGCATTACTCTCAACATTACAATAC ATCCTTGGTCCCGAGAGCGGTTGGCAACCTTTACCATTAACAGAAGTCATAACTTCAGCAGCCGTGAAGCGAGCTTACAGGAAAGCAACACTTTGTGTTCATCCAGACAAATTACAGCAACGTGGTGCAAACATTCATCAGAAATATATCTGCGAAAAGGTCTTTGATCTTCTTAAG GAAGCTTGGAACAGATTCAACTCAGAAGAAAGGTAG
- the LOC104729532 gene encoding uncharacterized protein LOC104729532 — MQMLRSLSTRTRSRRGGYERVSDDSSFSLLGAKLRRSTSVPYYAPSIKLGTGGVPTILEELPRQKSKKVKPTSKFSHPIFSLFYGKKKKSTTTKPEFSRYLEYLKEGGMWDARANAPVIYYK; from the coding sequence atgcaaatgctaagaagcttgagcACGAGGACAAGAAGCCGTCGTGGAGGATATGAGAGAGTGAGTGATGATTCAAGTTTCAGTTTACTCGGAGCAAAGCTAAGAAGATCGACGAGTGTTCCTTACTACGCCCCATCTATTAAGCTTGGTACCGGTGGTGTTCCGACCATTCTTGAGGAGCTTCCTCGTCAGAAATCCAAGAAAGTCAAACCAACAAGCAAATTTAGCCACCCCATCTTTAGTCTTTTCTacggaaagaagaagaagtcgacgACGACGAAGCCCGAGTTCTCAAGGTATCTTGAGTATTTGAAAGAAGGTGGTATGTGGGATGCGAGAGCTAATGCACCTGTTATCTATTACAAATAA
- the LOC104729536 gene encoding salicylate carboxymethyltransferase-like, with protein sequence MDKKDLEREFHMAGGDGETSYARNSSFQKKGSDMAKHITLETLQQLYKETRPKSLAIADLGCSSGPNTLSTIKEIIKAVEVAHNNEISNQPLPELSFFLNDLPGNDFNSIFKSLPDFHTELKRDVKNGDFPSVFIAAYPGSFYGRLFPEKTIHFIYSSYSLHWLSKVPPALYDEQGKSINKGCISICSSSPEVVSKAYYSQFKEDFSSFLQCRSKELVAAGRMVFIILGREGPGYVDRGNSFYWELLSRSIMDLVAQGETEEEKLDSYDLHFYAPSAAEIEDEVKKEGSFQLESLEMLEVDSEKGNVDDDSYGNEVAKTIRAVQESMLVQHFGETILDKLFDTYARIVDEELAKEDIRPITFVVVLRRKL encoded by the exons ATGGATAAGAAGGATCTGGAGAGAGAGTTTCACATGGCAGGAGGAGATGGAGAAACAAGTTATGCCCGAAACTCTTCCTTCCAG AAGAAAGGATCTGATATGGCAAAGCACATAACGCTAGAGACACTGCAACAACTCTACAAAGAGACAAGACCCAAGAGTTTAGCAATAGCTGATTTGGGATGTTCTTCAGGACCAAACACTCTCTCCACcattaaagaaataatcaaaGCTGTCGAAGTTGCTCACAACAACGAGATCTCAAACCAGCCCTTGCCGGAATTGAGCTTCTTCCTTAACGATCTCCCCGGAAATGACTTCAACTCCATATTCAAGTCTTTGCCTGACTTTCATACAGAGCTCAAGAGAGATGTCAAGAATGGAGATTTCCCATCGGTTTTCATTGCAGCCTACCCTGGATCATTCTATGGAAGGCTCTTCCCTGAAAAGACCATCCACTTTATCTATTCCTCTTACAGCTTACACTGGCTTTCCAAG GTTCCTCCAGCTTTATATGACGAGCAAGGCAAGTCCATAAACAAAGGCTGTATTAGTATCTGCTCCTCGAGCCCTGAAGTTGTTTCCAAAGCTTACTACAGTCAATTCAAGGAAGATTTCTCCAGTTTCCTTCAGTGTAGATCAAAAGAGTTGGTTGCTGCAGGCAGAATGGTGTTCATAATACTCGGAAGAGAAGGTCCCGGTTATGTAGATAGAGGAAACTCTTTCTATTGGGAACTTCTCTCAAGATCCATTATGGATCTTGTTGCACAG GGAGAAACTGAGGAAGAGAAGCTTGATTCTTACGATTTGCACTTTTACGCACCGAGTGCTGCTGAGATAGAAGATGAAGTGAAGAAAGAAGGGTCTTTTCAATTAGAGAGCTTAGAGATGTTAGAAGTGGACAGCGAGAAAGGGAACGTGGATGATGACAGTTATGGCAATGAGGTTGCCAAGACGATAAGAGCAGTTCAAGAATCAATGCTTGTTCAACACTTTGGGGAAACGATTCTTGACAAGCTGTTTGATACATATGCTAGAATAGTTGACGAGGAGTTGGCTAAGGAAGACATAAGACCCATCACATTTGTTGTTGTCCTAAGAAGGAAGCTCTAA